One genomic region from Streptomyces sp. NBC_00582 encodes:
- a CDS encoding AI-2E family transporter, with amino-acid sequence MQLLPVPVRRLAAWCAVILLVAGVAYVGIRLCATFRTAVTPVLLALLGTALLRPLYKRLVRARMPRSIAAALTCVAVVAVVGGAVYVVVAALIDTGDQIVDSLKDAARSVAEHFGAAGTSLDDLASNSRDLLTKFGGTAASNVISGVSVVGETIAMAVLALLLVFFFLRDSDRAAEALRSVAPGGTGDTLEAMSRRAFAAVEGFMRGTTLIALIDAVCITVGLLVLDVPGAPGLGALVFVGAYIPYLGAFLSGAVAVLVALADRGFVIALWALGVVLAVQVLEGHVLQPAIQSRTVQMHPAAVMLAITAGASVAGILGMLLAVPVTAAGFGVLSELRTRYGAEGPSEPPGPPAS; translated from the coding sequence GTGCAGCTGCTCCCCGTGCCCGTCCGCCGGCTCGCCGCCTGGTGTGCGGTGATCCTGCTGGTCGCGGGCGTGGCGTACGTCGGGATCCGGCTGTGCGCGACGTTCCGTACGGCCGTGACGCCGGTGCTGCTCGCGCTGCTCGGGACCGCGCTGCTGCGCCCCCTGTACAAGCGGCTGGTGAGGGCGCGGATGCCGCGCTCGATCGCGGCGGCGCTGACCTGTGTGGCCGTCGTCGCGGTCGTCGGCGGCGCGGTGTACGTGGTGGTCGCCGCGCTGATCGACACCGGGGACCAGATCGTGGACTCCCTCAAGGACGCGGCGCGGAGCGTCGCCGAGCACTTCGGGGCGGCCGGGACCTCGCTGGACGACCTCGCGTCCAACTCCCGGGACCTGCTGACGAAGTTCGGCGGGACGGCGGCCTCCAATGTGATCAGCGGGGTCAGCGTGGTCGGCGAGACCATCGCGATGGCCGTCCTCGCGCTGCTGCTGGTCTTCTTCTTCCTCCGGGACTCCGACCGCGCCGCCGAGGCCCTGCGCTCGGTGGCCCCGGGCGGCACCGGGGACACCCTGGAGGCGATGAGCCGGCGGGCCTTCGCGGCGGTGGAGGGCTTCATGCGGGGGACGACCCTGATCGCCCTCATCGACGCCGTGTGCATCACCGTCGGCCTGCTCGTCCTCGACGTCCCGGGCGCCCCGGGCCTCGGCGCCCTCGTCTTCGTCGGCGCGTACATCCCCTACCTGGGCGCCTTCCTCTCCGGCGCGGTCGCCGTCCTCGTCGCCCTCGCCGACCGGGGGTTCGTCATCGCGCTGTGGGCCCTGGGGGTCGTCCTCGCCGTACAGGTCCTGGAGGGCCATGTCCTGCAGCCCGCCATCCAGAGCCGCACCGTCCAGATGCACCCCGCCGCCGTCATGCTCGCCATCACCGCCGGCGCCTCCGTGGCCGGCATCCTCGGCATGCTCCTCGCGGTCCCCGTGACGGCGGCGGGATTCGGGGTGCTGAGCGAGCTGCGGACGCGCTACGGCGCCGAGGGGCCGTCGGAGCCGCCCGGGCCGCCGGCCTCGTAG
- a CDS encoding DUF4956 domain-containing protein, with the protein MSTRPLLVATDLAAIAVLAFAVYFPRHHRRDLVTAFLGINVGVLAVAMTLSQAAVGIGLGMGLFGVLSIIRLRSYEIAQHEIAYYFAALAIGLLNGVPEETSGLPVALTALLVGTLYVADHPRLFARHRTRSLRLDSAHTDESALRAHLEVLLGGRVVNLSVKGVDLVNDTTQVEVRYVVDDEVRAPRGKVPA; encoded by the coding sequence ATGAGCACCCGACCGCTCCTCGTCGCCACGGACCTGGCCGCCATCGCCGTCCTCGCCTTCGCCGTGTACTTCCCCCGCCATCACCGACGGGACCTGGTCACCGCGTTCCTCGGGATCAACGTGGGGGTCCTCGCCGTCGCGATGACGCTGAGTCAGGCCGCGGTGGGGATCGGACTCGGCATGGGCCTGTTCGGGGTGCTGTCGATCATCCGGCTGCGGTCGTACGAGATCGCCCAGCACGAGATCGCCTATTACTTCGCGGCCCTCGCGATCGGCCTGCTCAACGGCGTCCCCGAGGAGACGTCCGGGCTGCCGGTCGCGCTGACGGCGCTGCTCGTCGGCACGCTCTACGTCGCCGACCACCCCCGCCTCTTCGCCCGGCACCGCACCCGCAGCCTGCGGCTGGACTCCGCGCACACCGACGAGAGCGCCCTGCGCGCCCACCTGGAGGTGCTGCTCGGCGGGCGGGTGGTGAACCTGTCGGTCAAGGGCGTCGACCTCGTCAACGACACCACCCAGGTCGAGGTCCGGTACGTCGTCGACGACGAGGTACGGGCACCGCGCGGCAAGGTCCCGGCGTGA
- a CDS encoding FG-GAP repeat domain-containing protein, with translation MHARRTGGVTAAVSALAVAVATVVTAVGGGTAVATGSGDTTEITLTDPASAEPRTERPLVAGETGYLHRQSGVDGLLWTDATTGATVTVSTGDGVYAPSLPCATVTSVCRTAWYGSDGDLVALPTALSSKSVTLWDPATRTTSTVTSSYSYRALAGETVVTGRTLIDFPGGERRERTITGDDASTIQDNTVAAADSHGVLIKVGSATSVISYVDIDTAVETRAFEDVPTGAYGVLGDERFGWYDPDSGDLHLKSRTDPAGEEQVYDLPHLGDLRGVPVLVGDRLVLSVTGGSSLTAVSLTDGTSQTLLTASGDYALPVSGTALVSGGTGADDWWLQRVEAGEDGTPALTKVARIPAVENAKTGLALSRGTLRVVESGGTTSVRTLTTDGGTSLESSAATGSVTVSPACPYPGVRCAPLWGNLTYESRDVYLTTYAGATDQRLDRIKVTGSSNPIEFGTSGGTLVDVSDDYVVYQSGGTSPAQYVWEIDQGQKLKRGGRAAALNGSTLWSATSTAGQVTSYSLTDEKTLGTVTLPGAGCVPTELQAAGHWLYWACGTSSAGVYDTGAGTSVAVAPGDVLLGDGFTVRHDHSTDELVLTEAASGTTRTLASGIPETGVDADRRFRWTVDENTGLVAWFDGYERTHVATTGVTPSAPTAFRTEIDDYSAVLGSARYWTATWLLSRPVTSWSLTFASVQSGPTGKATRTLTGGPAAAYLDATWNGLTSAGVRFPNGTYKWTLRATGPGGSTAATVASGSRFVHEGAPVRHDYGSVDGPDGIGDLLTLSTTGTLTVHQNTGGGKFAEKRIGTGWPRTITAVPFGDLSGDRCNDVLVRLGSGALRLYKPRCNGDITPSTKYTTLATSGWNQYDVLTSPGDLTGDGRPDLVARAASTGTLYLFKGTSTGKLTSRVKLYDDLRTYKRIVGAGDLDGDGIGDLLAQDKANTLYRYSGTGKGTFSARVKLFANWGSSYNAVVGVGDLNGDGRCDLVARDTAGKLYRQYGDGKGSFGSRTLFGSGWGGYKALF, from the coding sequence ATGCACGCCCGGAGAACGGGCGGCGTGACCGCCGCCGTCTCCGCCCTCGCGGTCGCCGTCGCGACCGTCGTCACCGCCGTCGGCGGCGGCACCGCCGTGGCGACGGGATCCGGTGACACCACCGAGATCACGCTCACCGACCCGGCATCGGCCGAACCGCGCACCGAGCGGCCGCTGGTCGCCGGGGAGACGGGCTATCTGCACCGGCAGAGCGGCGTCGACGGCCTGCTGTGGACCGACGCCACCACCGGCGCCACGGTCACCGTGTCGACCGGGGACGGCGTCTACGCGCCGTCCCTGCCCTGCGCCACCGTCACCAGTGTGTGCCGCACGGCCTGGTACGGCTCCGACGGCGACCTCGTCGCCCTGCCGACGGCCCTCTCCTCGAAGTCCGTCACCCTGTGGGACCCGGCGACACGTACGACGTCCACCGTGACCTCGTCGTACTCCTACCGGGCACTGGCGGGCGAGACGGTCGTGACGGGCCGTACCCTCATCGACTTCCCGGGCGGGGAGCGGCGGGAGCGGACGATCACCGGCGACGACGCGTCCACCATCCAGGACAACACGGTGGCCGCCGCCGACTCCCACGGCGTGCTGATCAAGGTCGGCAGCGCCACTTCCGTGATCTCCTACGTCGACATCGACACGGCCGTCGAGACGCGTGCCTTCGAGGACGTCCCCACCGGCGCGTACGGCGTCCTGGGCGACGAGCGGTTCGGCTGGTACGACCCCGACAGCGGCGATCTGCACCTGAAGTCCCGCACCGATCCGGCCGGCGAGGAGCAGGTGTACGACCTGCCCCACCTCGGTGACCTCAGAGGCGTCCCCGTCCTCGTCGGCGATCGTCTGGTGCTGTCCGTCACCGGGGGGAGCAGCCTGACGGCCGTGTCCCTCACCGACGGCACCTCGCAGACGCTGCTCACCGCCTCCGGCGACTACGCGCTGCCCGTGTCCGGCACCGCGCTGGTCAGCGGCGGCACCGGGGCCGACGACTGGTGGCTCCAGCGTGTCGAGGCGGGCGAGGACGGTACGCCCGCGCTGACGAAGGTGGCGCGGATCCCGGCCGTGGAGAACGCCAAGACGGGCCTCGCCCTCAGCCGGGGCACCCTGCGCGTGGTGGAGAGCGGCGGTACCACCTCGGTCCGCACCCTCACCACCGACGGCGGCACCTCGCTGGAGTCCTCCGCCGCCACCGGCAGCGTGACGGTCAGCCCCGCCTGCCCCTACCCGGGCGTCCGCTGCGCCCCCCTGTGGGGCAACCTGACCTACGAGTCGCGCGACGTGTACCTCACGACCTACGCCGGTGCCACCGATCAGCGGCTCGACCGGATCAAGGTCACGGGCTCCTCCAACCCGATCGAGTTCGGCACCTCCGGCGGCACACTCGTCGACGTGTCCGACGACTACGTGGTCTACCAGTCGGGCGGCACCTCGCCCGCCCAGTACGTCTGGGAGATCGACCAGGGCCAGAAGCTGAAGCGCGGCGGCCGCGCCGCCGCCCTGAACGGCTCCACCCTCTGGAGCGCCACGTCCACCGCCGGCCAGGTCACCTCGTACAGCCTCACCGACGAGAAGACGCTCGGCACGGTCACCCTCCCCGGCGCCGGCTGCGTCCCCACCGAGCTCCAGGCCGCCGGCCACTGGCTGTACTGGGCGTGCGGCACGTCGTCGGCGGGTGTCTACGACACCGGGGCGGGCACGTCGGTCGCGGTCGCCCCGGGCGATGTCCTGCTGGGCGACGGTTTCACCGTCCGCCACGACCACTCCACCGACGAACTGGTCCTCACCGAGGCCGCCTCCGGCACCACCCGCACGCTGGCCTCCGGCATCCCCGAGACCGGCGTCGACGCCGACCGCCGCTTCCGCTGGACGGTGGACGAGAACACGGGCCTGGTCGCCTGGTTCGACGGCTATGAGCGCACGCACGTCGCCACGACCGGGGTGACCCCGTCGGCACCGACCGCGTTCCGGACGGAGATCGACGACTACTCGGCCGTCCTGGGCTCCGCCCGCTACTGGACCGCCACCTGGCTGCTGTCCCGCCCGGTCACCTCCTGGTCCCTGACCTTCGCCTCCGTGCAGAGCGGCCCCACCGGCAAGGCCACCCGCACGCTCACCGGCGGCCCGGCCGCCGCGTACCTCGACGCCACCTGGAACGGCCTGACCTCGGCCGGCGTCCGCTTCCCCAACGGCACCTACAAGTGGACCCTGCGCGCGACCGGTCCGGGCGGCTCCACGGCGGCCACGGTGGCGAGCGGCAGCCGCTTCGTCCACGAGGGCGCACCGGTCCGCCACGACTACGGCAGCGTCGACGGCCCCGACGGCATCGGCGACCTGCTCACCCTCAGCACCACGGGCACGCTCACCGTCCACCAGAACACGGGCGGCGGGAAGTTCGCCGAGAAGCGCATCGGCACCGGCTGGCCCAGGACCATCACGGCCGTCCCCTTCGGCGACCTCAGCGGCGACCGCTGCAACGACGTCCTCGTACGGCTCGGCAGTGGCGCCCTGCGCCTGTACAAGCCGCGCTGCAACGGGGACATCACACCCTCGACGAAGTACACCACCCTCGCCACCAGCGGCTGGAACCAGTACGACGTCCTCACCTCGCCCGGTGACCTCACCGGCGACGGCCGCCCCGACCTGGTCGCCCGAGCCGCCTCCACCGGCACGCTGTACCTGTTCAAGGGCACCAGCACCGGCAAGCTGACCTCGCGGGTGAAGCTGTACGACGACCTGAGGACGTACAAGAGGATCGTGGGCGCCGGGGACCTGGACGGGGACGGCATCGGGGATCTGCTCGCCCAGGACAAGGCCAACACCCTCTACCGGTACTCCGGCACCGGGAAGGGCACCTTCTCCGCCCGCGTGAAGCTGTTCGCGAACTGGGGCTCCTCCTACAACGCCGTCGTCGGCGTCGGTGACCTCAACGGCGACGGCCGCTGCGACCTCGTCGCCCGCGACACCGCCGGGAAGCTGTACCGGCAGTACGGCGACGGCAAGGGCTCGTTCGGTTCGCGGACGCTGTTCGGGTCCGGCTGGGGCGGGTACAAGGCGCTCTTCTGA